One genomic segment of Prochlorococcus marinus str. MIT 0919 includes these proteins:
- the gltX gene encoding glutamate--tRNA ligase — translation MTVRVRLAPSPTGTLHIGTARTALFNWLFAKNNNGSFLIRIEDTDKERSKDEYTQNILAGLSWLGISWDEEPLIQSKRIDSHQEAINLLIKKGLAYRCFTSEKELEQMRESQKAHNQAPRYDNRHRNLSEVKKAQFISEGRTSVVRFKIDDDELIEWNDLVRGPMRWRGKDLGGDMVISRRAPANQIGDPLYNLVVVIDDSYMEISHVIRGEDHIANTAKQILLYKALKLSIPNFAHTPLILNEEGRKLSKRDGVTSINDFRTMGYTSEAMANYMTLLGWSVPEGMSEQFTLEEASKVFNFNRVNKAGAKFDWEKLKWLNSQVIHNWPSKLILKEIEPLLQEKGWVLPNQSWANELVELIKPSITLLKDSIDQCQFFFEKPYLQEDAIEQLAIEGAKESLQLLLQKIESETFKELSHAKAKALINEVATNGGFKKGLIMKSLRAALLGSLKGPDLISSWVLLSKMNKDLKRIREAI, via the coding sequence TTGACTGTAAGAGTTAGACTTGCGCCCAGCCCAACAGGGACTCTTCATATAGGGACAGCAAGAACTGCTTTATTTAATTGGTTATTTGCAAAAAACAACAACGGTAGTTTTTTAATTCGTATAGAAGATACCGATAAAGAACGATCTAAAGATGAATATACCCAAAACATACTTGCAGGTCTCTCATGGTTAGGGATCAGTTGGGACGAAGAACCCTTAATTCAAAGCAAACGTATCGATTCCCATCAAGAAGCCATCAATTTATTAATTAAGAAAGGTCTTGCTTATAGGTGCTTCACAAGCGAAAAAGAGCTTGAACAAATGAGAGAATCTCAAAAGGCACATAATCAAGCCCCAAGGTATGACAATCGTCATAGGAACTTAAGTGAAGTAAAGAAAGCTCAGTTCATCTCCGAAGGCCGAACCTCTGTTGTTCGTTTCAAAATTGATGATGATGAACTCATTGAATGGAATGATCTGGTTAGAGGGCCTATGCGATGGAGAGGGAAAGACCTTGGTGGAGATATGGTTATATCTAGAAGAGCCCCCGCAAATCAAATTGGAGACCCCCTATACAACCTAGTTGTAGTAATAGATGATTCCTATATGGAGATCAGTCATGTCATAAGGGGAGAGGACCATATTGCCAATACTGCCAAGCAGATTCTTCTTTACAAAGCTCTAAAATTATCTATCCCCAACTTTGCCCATACTCCTCTAATACTTAATGAAGAAGGACGAAAACTTTCCAAAAGAGATGGTGTTACTTCAATAAATGACTTTAGGACTATGGGTTACACCTCAGAAGCAATGGCGAACTACATGACATTGCTGGGGTGGTCTGTGCCCGAAGGGATGTCAGAGCAATTCACTCTTGAAGAGGCATCAAAAGTATTCAATTTTAACCGTGTAAATAAAGCAGGAGCAAAATTTGATTGGGAAAAGCTAAAGTGGCTTAATTCACAAGTAATTCATAATTGGCCATCTAAATTAATACTTAAAGAGATTGAACCATTACTGCAAGAAAAAGGATGGGTTTTGCCTAATCAAAGTTGGGCTAATGAGCTAGTAGAATTAATAAAGCCATCTATTACTTTGCTCAAAGATAGTATTGATCAATGTCAATTCTTTTTTGAAAAGCCTTACCTCCAAGAAGATGCTATTGAACAATTAGCAATAGAAGGTGCCAAAGAATCTTTGCAATTACTCTTACAAAAAATAGAATCTGAAACATTCAAAGAATTAAGTCACGCAAAAGCCAAAGCATTAATAAATGAAGTTGCCACAAATGGAGGGTTTAAAAAAGGTTTAATCATGAAAAGTCTTAGAGCAGCTTTATTAGGATCTTTGAAAGGTCCAGATCTAATATCTTCCTGGGTTTTACTTTCTAAAATGAATAAAGACCTAAAAAGAATAAGAGAAGCTATATAG
- a CDS encoding hyperconserved protein Hcp, with the protein MELDLQPGDVVKVLESAALGWVRARVIRVKSGGRVVVQSDQGREFTARGNQVRLIEPAGFRP; encoded by the coding sequence ATGGAGTTAGATCTACAACCTGGAGATGTTGTTAAAGTCCTTGAGTCAGCAGCTCTTGGCTGGGTTAGGGCACGTGTTATTCGAGTCAAGTCTGGCGGCAGAGTTGTTGTCCAAAGTGATCAAGGGCGCGAATTCACTGCACGGGGAAACCAAGTCAGACTTATAGAGCCGGCAGGTTTTCGACCCTGA
- the rplS gene encoding 50S ribosomal protein L19, with the protein MTSELENTSPIEEKSKDGTKGSDEAIATKDKPAKSSAKKKTLLKSSKPYDLIREFELAQQKNKLPDVYVGDTVKVGVRISEGNKERVQPYEGVVIAKRHGGLNQTITVRRIFQGVGVERVFMVHSPQVASIKVERRGKVRRAKLFYLRERVGKATRVKQRFDR; encoded by the coding sequence ATGACGTCTGAATTAGAAAATACCTCTCCAATCGAGGAAAAAAGCAAAGATGGGACAAAGGGTTCCGATGAGGCGATTGCAACTAAAGACAAGCCTGCTAAATCTTCTGCAAAGAAAAAAACATTGCTAAAAAGCTCTAAACCCTATGACCTCATTAGAGAATTTGAGCTAGCTCAGCAAAAAAATAAACTCCCTGATGTTTATGTTGGTGACACGGTAAAAGTAGGTGTACGCATAAGCGAAGGTAATAAAGAGCGTGTTCAGCCCTATGAAGGAGTTGTAATCGCTAAAAGGCATGGGGGGCTTAATCAGACAATTACAGTAAGACGTATTTTTCAAGGAGTTGGGGTCGAAAGGGTTTTTATGGTACATAGCCCACAAGTAGCCTCAATTAAAGTCGAGCGTCGCGGTAAAGTTAGAAGGGCGAAGCTTTTCTATCTGCGTGAACGAGTTGGCAAAGCCACTCGCGTCAAGCAGCGCTTTGATCGCTGA
- the map gene encoding type I methionyl aminopeptidase: MNKLFADLLSTGSLGRSNTQGPVIQKRRGVEIKSAKEIEIMREASRIVATVLREINEMVQPGQTTTDLDQYAEERIRQMGAVPSFKGYHGFPASICSSVNNEVVHGIPSPKKIINSGDLLKVDTGAYFEGYHGDSCITICVGDVSEEARKLSRVAHESLMAGLAQIKPDNTLLDIAGAIEDHVKANGFSVVEDYTGHGVGRNLHEEPSVFNFRTNELPNIKLRPGMTLAVEPILNAGEKYCRTLKDGWTVITKDGNLSAQWEHTILVTANGYEILTDRQV; the protein is encoded by the coding sequence ATGAACAAGCTATTTGCAGATTTACTTTCGACGGGTTCTTTAGGCAGGAGCAATACTCAAGGCCCTGTTATTCAGAAGAGAAGAGGAGTGGAAATCAAATCAGCTAAAGAAATTGAAATCATGAGGGAGGCAAGCAGAATTGTTGCAACTGTCCTTAGAGAAATTAATGAGATGGTTCAGCCTGGACAAACCACCACAGATCTAGATCAATATGCAGAAGAAAGAATAAGACAAATGGGAGCTGTGCCTAGCTTTAAGGGATACCATGGGTTTCCTGCGAGTATTTGCTCAAGCGTTAACAATGAAGTAGTTCATGGGATACCAAGCCCTAAGAAAATAATTAACTCTGGCGATTTATTGAAAGTGGATACTGGTGCTTATTTTGAGGGATATCACGGTGACAGTTGCATTACTATTTGCGTAGGGGATGTTTCAGAAGAGGCAAGAAAATTAAGTAGAGTTGCTCACGAGTCTCTAATGGCTGGTCTTGCTCAAATAAAACCAGACAATACGCTTCTAGATATCGCCGGTGCAATTGAAGATCATGTAAAGGCTAATGGATTTAGCGTTGTTGAAGACTACACAGGTCATGGAGTGGGTAGGAATCTTCATGAGGAACCATCAGTATTTAATTTTAGGACTAATGAATTGCCAAATATAAAATTACGTCCAGGAATGACTCTTGCTGTAGAACCAATACTTAATGCTGGGGAGAAATATTGCAGAACGCTTAAAGATGGTTGGACTGTAATTACGAAAGATGGAAATCTATCAGCTCAATGGGAGCACACTATTTTAGTAACTGCTAATGGTTATGAAATTCTTACTGATAGACAGGTTTAG
- a CDS encoding SDR family oxidoreductase — MESLSSPGVASTRNWENRRVGITGVGGSLGCSLSKKLRSQGALVIGLSHKSIKNKDNSANSPNEWVQWKCGQEEKLDGIFKTLDVLILNHGINPGGSISSSALHEALEVNALSTWRLMERFEKIAENSPNPESKKELWVNTSEAEIQPALSPSYEISKRLIGQIVSLKWHSAKPKERSNLKIRKLILGPFRSKLNPLGIMNSDFVANQILNQARLNLNLIIVTPNPITYFLCPLNELIRTIYISLTKK; from the coding sequence ATGGAAAGTTTGTCTAGTCCTGGTGTGGCTTCTACTCGAAATTGGGAAAATCGACGCGTAGGAATTACAGGAGTTGGAGGCAGCCTTGGTTGCTCCTTATCAAAAAAACTTAGATCGCAAGGAGCTTTGGTTATAGGTTTAAGCCACAAATCCATTAAAAATAAAGACAATTCTGCCAATTCTCCTAACGAATGGGTTCAGTGGAAATGTGGTCAAGAAGAAAAGCTAGACGGTATTTTTAAAACGTTAGACGTCCTAATACTGAATCATGGAATCAATCCAGGCGGAAGCATTAGCTCATCAGCGCTACATGAGGCTCTTGAAGTAAACGCTCTAAGCACCTGGAGGCTTATGGAGCGATTCGAAAAAATCGCTGAAAACAGCCCTAATCCTGAGTCCAAAAAAGAACTTTGGGTAAACACCTCTGAGGCTGAAATTCAACCTGCACTTAGTCCAAGCTATGAAATAAGTAAAAGATTAATTGGGCAAATTGTCAGCCTAAAATGGCATTCAGCAAAACCTAAAGAACGTTCTAATTTAAAAATTCGCAAACTAATTCTTGGCCCATTTCGATCAAAGCTAAACCCCCTTGGTATAATGAACTCAGATTTTGTAGCGAATCAAATTCTCAATCAAGCAAGGCTTAATTTAAATTTAATAATAGTCACACCAAATCCTATAACTTACTTTTTATGTCCTTTAAATGAACTAATTAGAACTATCTACATAAGCTTGACTAAAAAATAA
- a CDS encoding phosphotransacetylase family protein, which yields MGKTLIIGSCEPFSGKSALVLGIAKYLKDSGKDIRFGKPLATSFEFELGTHSEPEKLIDDDVRFVGSILGLTQEQLIPSVHLVAAETAEKRLQESTLEPGEGFKLIQDQLENAFEGLNILEAAGSLHEGLLFGLSLGQVAKALNARVLLVHLWEDSRSVDALLAAKEQLGENLAGVVLNAVTPDDLQSLKARVIPTLNSLGFDVFGVMPRSPLLRSVTVEELVRRLHARVICCEDRLELMVETLTIGAMNVNSAMEFFRKRRNMAVVTGADRTDIQLAALEASTQCLILTGAGEPLPQLINRAEELEVPLLKVDTDTLSTVEVIEQAFGHVRLHESVKANYAFRLVQEHCELSRFMEAIGISL from the coding sequence ATGGGTAAGACCTTAATTATTGGGTCTTGTGAGCCGTTTAGCGGAAAATCGGCTTTAGTTCTTGGTATTGCAAAATATTTAAAGGATTCTGGAAAGGACATTCGTTTTGGAAAGCCACTTGCTACTAGCTTTGAGTTTGAGCTAGGAACTCATTCAGAGCCTGAAAAACTTATCGATGATGATGTTCGTTTTGTAGGCTCCATACTTGGATTAACTCAAGAACAATTGATTCCTTCTGTTCATTTAGTAGCAGCAGAAACTGCAGAAAAACGATTACAAGAATCAACTCTTGAACCTGGGGAAGGCTTTAAATTAATACAAGATCAATTAGAGAATGCTTTTGAGGGTTTAAATATTCTTGAAGCGGCAGGCAGCCTTCATGAGGGATTACTGTTTGGGTTGAGTCTTGGACAAGTTGCAAAGGCCCTAAATGCAAGGGTTTTACTTGTTCATCTTTGGGAAGATAGTAGAAGTGTTGATGCACTTTTAGCAGCAAAAGAGCAACTTGGTGAAAATCTTGCTGGAGTTGTTTTGAATGCAGTCACCCCAGATGATTTGCAATCGCTTAAAGCCAGGGTTATACCTACTTTGAATTCCTTAGGATTTGATGTCTTTGGAGTAATGCCACGTTCGCCTTTGCTTAGAAGTGTGACTGTCGAGGAGTTAGTAAGACGTCTTCACGCAAGAGTTATATGCTGCGAAGATAGGCTGGAATTAATGGTCGAAACTTTAACAATTGGTGCGATGAATGTTAATTCTGCTATGGAGTTCTTTCGTAAGAGACGCAACATGGCAGTAGTTACAGGTGCTGATAGAACTGATATACAGCTAGCTGCTTTGGAAGCGTCTACCCAATGCTTGATTCTTACTGGAGCAGGAGAGCCATTGCCCCAATTGATTAATAGAGCTGAAGAGCTAGAAGTACCTTTGTTGAAAGTAGATACAGATACACTCTCAACTGTAGAAGTTATTGAACAAGCTTTTGGACATGTAAGACTTCATGAGTCAGTGAAAGCTAATTACGCATTTCGTTTGGTTCAAGAACATTGTGAGTTGAGTCGTTTTATGGAAGCCATTGGAATTAGTTTATAA
- a CDS encoding DNA recombination-mediator protein A, producing MRKPLSRSLDLPALGRIDTLAQELALLQDKGKRRIAILGSRHVPVVAIHLVELIARSLAQEGHTLITSGSQGVNAAVIRAVLEVDPSLLTVLLPQSLDRQTPEIRELLSLVLHLVEKGDNDDLSLPMASSLCNQEIISKCDQLICLAFHDSETLLNSCHSAEDMGKVVSLLFFD from the coding sequence ATGAGGAAGCCCTTGAGTCGCTCCCTCGATTTACCAGCTCTTGGGCGGATTGATACGCTTGCCCAAGAATTAGCTTTATTGCAAGATAAAGGGAAAAGAAGAATAGCTATCCTTGGGAGCAGGCATGTTCCTGTAGTGGCAATTCATCTTGTTGAATTAATAGCTCGTTCTTTAGCCCAAGAGGGACATACTTTAATTACTTCTGGCTCGCAAGGTGTTAACGCTGCAGTTATTAGAGCAGTTTTAGAAGTCGATCCTTCATTGTTAACTGTATTACTCCCTCAGAGTCTTGATAGGCAAACCCCAGAGATAAGAGAGCTACTCAGTCTTGTTTTGCATTTGGTTGAGAAGGGGGATAATGATGATCTTTCTTTGCCTATGGCAAGCAGTTTGTGCAATCAAGAAATAATAAGTAAATGCGATCAATTGATTTGCCTGGCTTTTCATGACAGTGAGACGCTTTTAAATAGTTGCCATAGTGCGGAGGATATGGGAAAAGTAGTTAGCTTGTTATTTTTTGATTGA
- a CDS encoding YajQ family cyclic di-GMP-binding protein produces MAATYSFDVVSDFDHQELVNVIDQLRREISQRYDLKDSNTEIVLEEEKIIITTASDMTLQSVETVLLQKTTKRKLSLKIFDFQPAESSSGNKVRQVVHLKRGLSKELAKKLSKEIRNELKKVTASIQGNSLRITGKSKDELQLAIEYFRKKESDLEVPLQFENYR; encoded by the coding sequence ATGGCCGCCACTTATTCTTTTGATGTCGTTTCAGATTTCGACCATCAAGAATTGGTTAATGTAATTGATCAATTACGAAGAGAAATTAGTCAAAGATATGATTTAAAAGATTCAAATACTGAAATTGTCCTTGAGGAAGAGAAAATAATTATCACAACTGCCAGTGATATGACTTTGCAATCAGTTGAAACGGTACTTCTCCAGAAAACAACAAAAAGAAAGCTTTCTTTAAAGATTTTCGATTTTCAACCCGCAGAAAGCTCTTCTGGAAATAAAGTTCGACAAGTTGTACATTTAAAAAGAGGACTTTCTAAGGAACTTGCAAAAAAACTAAGTAAAGAAATTAGAAATGAATTAAAGAAAGTAACAGCTTCTATTCAAGGAAATAGTCTGAGAATAACTGGCAAGAGTAAAGATGAATTACAATTAGCGATAGAATATTTCCGTAAAAAAGAATCTGACCTTGAGGTCCCTTTGCAGTTTGAGAATTATAGGTAA
- a CDS encoding prohibitin family protein — MTTPIRNVTPGGSGGAATLMLILSFTGILLLTQALFIVPAGQVAVVTTLGKVSGGSRRAGLNFKVPFVQSFYPFDVRTQVQDEKFSSLTKDLQVIDANATVKYALKASEAGRVFRTITYSDREVYSKIIKPSLLKALKSVFSQYELVTIASQWSDISELVEKTVSEELSKFDYVSVQALDLTNLKIADEYKAAIEQKQIAEQQLLKAQTEVKIAEQEALRYETLTRSLDDQVLFKLFLDKWDGRTQVVPSLPGNKGSTPPVIVGGRK; from the coding sequence ATGACTACTCCTATCCGCAATGTCACGCCTGGGGGATCAGGTGGGGCAGCAACTCTAATGCTTATCCTTTCATTTACAGGGATTTTGCTGCTTACTCAAGCTTTATTCATTGTTCCTGCAGGTCAAGTTGCTGTAGTTACAACTCTTGGGAAAGTCAGTGGAGGCTCTAGGCGAGCAGGTTTGAATTTTAAGGTTCCTTTTGTACAGTCTTTTTACCCTTTTGATGTTAGGACGCAGGTACAAGATGAAAAATTTAGCTCTCTTACTAAGGATTTGCAGGTTATAGATGCAAATGCAACTGTCAAATATGCTTTGAAAGCAAGTGAAGCTGGTCGAGTTTTTCGAACAATTACTTACAGTGATAGAGAAGTTTATTCAAAAATCATAAAGCCTTCTTTATTAAAGGCTTTGAAATCGGTCTTCTCTCAATATGAGCTGGTTACAATTGCCAGTCAATGGAGTGATATTTCTGAATTAGTAGAGAAGACTGTTTCTGAAGAACTTAGCAAGTTTGATTATGTAAGTGTACAAGCACTAGACTTAACAAACTTGAAAATAGCTGATGAATATAAAGCTGCTATTGAGCAAAAGCAAATTGCTGAGCAGCAGTTACTTAAAGCTCAAACAGAGGTGAAGATTGCTGAACAAGAAGCGCTTAGATATGAAACTCTTACTAGAAGCTTGGATGATCAGGTCTTATTTAAATTGTTCTTAGATAAGTGGGATGGTAGAACTCAAGTTGTCCCTTCATTGCCTGGAAATAAAGGATCCACTCCGCCTGTAATTGTTGGTGGGAGAAAATAA
- the hemL gene encoding glutamate-1-semialdehyde 2,1-aminomutase, giving the protein MTNAFNTNLSQAVFNAAQELMPGGVSSPVRAFKSVNGDPIVFDRVKGAYAWDIDGNRFIDYVGSWGPAICGHSHPEVIAALQEALEKGTSFGAPCALENKLAEMVIEALPSVEMVRFVNSGTEACMSVLRLIRAFTGRDKIIKFEGCYHGHADMFLVKAGSGVATLGLPDSPGVPRSTTSNTLTAPYNDLEAVKELFAENPDAIAGVILEPVVGNAGFIPPEPGFLEGLRELTKENGSLLVFDEVMTGFRISYGGAQGRFGVKPDLTTMGKVIGGGLPVGAYGGRKEIMSMVAPAGPMYQAGTLSGNPLAMTAGIKTLELLKQEGIYEKLENLSQRLINGICEAAKQAGLPISGSCIGGMFGFYLCEGPVRNFQEAKQTDSERFGRLHRSMLEKGIYLAPSAFEAGFTSLAHSEDDIETTIKAFQETFQEIA; this is encoded by the coding sequence GTGACAAACGCTTTTAACACAAATCTTTCCCAGGCAGTTTTTAACGCTGCTCAAGAACTAATGCCTGGTGGTGTCAGCTCTCCTGTTAGGGCTTTCAAATCAGTCAATGGTGATCCGATTGTCTTTGACAGGGTAAAAGGTGCTTATGCTTGGGATATTGATGGAAATCGCTTCATTGACTATGTCGGAAGCTGGGGGCCAGCCATCTGCGGCCATTCTCACCCTGAGGTTATAGCCGCCCTGCAAGAAGCCTTAGAGAAAGGCACAAGCTTCGGAGCTCCTTGCGCATTGGAAAACAAGCTCGCCGAAATGGTCATAGAAGCTTTGCCAAGCGTAGAGATGGTTCGTTTTGTCAATAGTGGTACAGAAGCTTGCATGTCTGTATTAAGGCTTATCAGAGCTTTTACTGGAAGAGACAAAATAATCAAATTTGAAGGTTGTTATCACGGCCATGCAGATATGTTCCTGGTCAAAGCAGGATCAGGCGTTGCAACCCTTGGACTGCCTGATTCTCCCGGTGTACCAAGAAGTACAACTTCAAACACTCTTACAGCCCCTTACAACGATTTAGAGGCCGTTAAGGAACTATTTGCAGAAAACCCTGATGCTATAGCGGGCGTAATCCTCGAACCTGTTGTTGGCAATGCTGGCTTCATACCCCCAGAGCCAGGTTTCCTAGAAGGCCTAAGAGAACTAACAAAAGAAAATGGTTCTCTTTTGGTTTTTGATGAAGTTATGACTGGGTTCAGGATTAGTTATGGAGGTGCGCAAGGAAGGTTCGGAGTCAAGCCTGACCTAACTACTATGGGCAAAGTTATTGGTGGTGGTCTGCCTGTAGGGGCTTATGGAGGCAGGAAAGAAATCATGTCAATGGTTGCCCCTGCAGGGCCAATGTACCAAGCAGGAACACTCAGTGGGAATCCACTTGCAATGACAGCAGGGATAAAAACCCTAGAACTTTTGAAACAAGAAGGAATCTACGAAAAACTAGAAAATCTTTCTCAAAGATTAATTAATGGTATTTGTGAAGCAGCAAAGCAAGCTGGGCTTCCTATTTCCGGGAGCTGTATTGGCGGAATGTTTGGTTTTTATCTATGTGAAGGGCCAGTGAGAAACTTCCAAGAAGCAAAACAAACTGATTCCGAACGTTTTGGAAGGCTGCACAGATCAATGCTTGAAAAAGGTATTTATTTAGCTCCAAGTGCTTTTGAAGCTGGATTCACATCACTAGCCCACTCAGAAGATGATATAGAAACAACGATCAAAGCTTTCCAAGAGACTTTTCAAGAAATTGCATGA
- the xth gene encoding exodeoxyribonuclease III, translated as MLISTWNVNSVRTRINQIESFLEEVKPDLLCLQETKVEDKFFPRESFEKNGYNVSFYGQKSYNGVALISKIPQEDIRFGFIGELANSSEIKHFDEQKRIISASLNGIRFVNVYVPNGSSLNSEKYIYKLKWLELLKKYLAYQSKREEPLCLLGDFNIALEDKDIHSPERLSGGIMASEPERKALKYILKERLEDIFRIFEQNTNHWSWWDYRSGAWDRDKGWRIDHIYLSSELVDNVKSCVIHKKTRGNIKPSDHAPVIVDINWPPDEIYDEDDHFL; from the coding sequence GTGCTGATTTCTACTTGGAACGTCAACTCAGTTAGAACACGAATCAATCAAATTGAATCCTTCCTAGAAGAGGTGAAACCTGATTTATTATGCCTCCAAGAAACAAAGGTTGAAGATAAATTTTTCCCAAGAGAATCTTTTGAGAAAAATGGTTATAATGTTAGTTTTTATGGTCAAAAATCATATAATGGGGTTGCATTAATAAGCAAAATTCCACAAGAAGATATTCGCTTTGGGTTTATTGGTGAACTTGCAAATTCCTCCGAAATTAAACATTTTGATGAACAAAAAAGAATTATAAGTGCTTCATTAAATGGTATTAGATTCGTCAATGTATATGTACCTAATGGCTCTTCTTTAAATTCTGAAAAATACATTTATAAACTGAAATGGCTTGAGTTGCTAAAAAAATATCTTGCTTATCAGTCAAAAAGAGAAGAGCCTTTATGTCTTCTAGGTGATTTCAATATTGCTCTTGAAGATAAAGATATCCACAGTCCTGAAAGATTATCAGGGGGTATTATGGCAAGTGAACCTGAAAGGAAAGCTCTAAAATATATATTAAAGGAAAGGCTAGAAGATATATTTAGAATTTTTGAACAAAATACAAACCACTGGAGTTGGTGGGATTACCGTAGTGGCGCATGGGATCGAGACAAAGGCTGGAGGATTGATCATATATACCTATCAAGTGAACTTGTTGATAATGTCAAAAGTTGCGTAATTCACAAAAAAACTCGAGGCAACATTAAACCAAGTGACCATGCGCCAGTAATTGTCGATATCAATTGGCCTCCAGATGAAATTTATGATGAAGATGATCATTTTCTATAA
- the larC gene encoding nickel pincer cofactor biosynthesis protein LarC, protein MKQLFFDCPTGLAGDMLLGSLVDLGVPLNVIESALSAVGIETKSCFKIQEGKSFGLRGKRVLVESNETKKNHRRWVDIKNLIVDSTLKEIVKQNSLKVFEALAYAESSVHGIDIALVEFHEIGSLDTLVDVIGVCAAIEHLAPERICCTPPPAGSGFVQTEHGKLPVPVPAVLELVKNHQIILSSKDDEPLGELTTPTGLALMIVLADAFSRPKSLSIKSLGIGLGTRKLDRPNLLRACLLEVEECKKFNSSIQNFAWQEIYKQESWIDDATPEDISMLRSRLVAAGAIEVVSQPIHMKKGRQGISVIALVRENDLDKLRMVWLLHGVTIGIRETLEGRWVLPRRIGVCLTPFGEINAKQVRRPNGQLTIKPEHDELVRISSKTGKTIDEIRNEFFLRTETFSSTEEWKI, encoded by the coding sequence ATGAAACAACTTTTTTTTGATTGTCCTACTGGCCTTGCAGGAGATATGTTATTAGGGTCCTTGGTTGACCTAGGTGTTCCCCTTAATGTTATAGAAAGTGCGTTATCAGCTGTAGGCATTGAAACTAAGTCTTGTTTTAAAATTCAAGAAGGGAAAAGCTTTGGCCTCAGAGGAAAACGAGTATTGGTGGAGAGCAATGAGACTAAAAAAAATCATCGAAGGTGGGTTGACATCAAGAATTTAATTGTCGATTCTACCTTAAAGGAAATTGTAAAGCAGAATTCTCTGAAAGTTTTTGAGGCCTTAGCTTATGCTGAATCATCTGTTCATGGCATTGATATTGCGCTTGTTGAATTTCATGAAATTGGGTCATTAGATACTTTGGTTGACGTTATAGGTGTTTGTGCTGCAATAGAACATTTAGCTCCTGAGAGGATATGCTGTACTCCACCACCAGCAGGCTCGGGTTTTGTTCAAACTGAGCATGGTAAATTGCCAGTTCCGGTTCCTGCAGTTTTAGAACTAGTCAAAAACCATCAGATTATTCTTTCCTCCAAAGATGATGAACCATTGGGTGAGTTAACTACACCAACGGGATTGGCATTGATGATAGTACTTGCTGATGCATTTTCTAGGCCTAAATCTTTGAGTATTAAATCACTAGGTATTGGTTTAGGGACTCGTAAACTAGATAGGCCTAATTTATTAAGGGCGTGCTTATTGGAAGTGGAAGAATGCAAAAAATTTAATTCAAGTATTCAAAATTTTGCTTGGCAAGAGATATATAAGCAAGAGTCATGGATTGATGATGCCACTCCAGAAGATATATCTATGTTGAGGAGCCGACTTGTTGCTGCCGGTGCAATTGAAGTTGTTTCTCAACCTATTCATATGAAGAAAGGCCGGCAAGGTATATCAGTAATAGCTTTGGTAAGAGAAAATGATTTGGATAAGTTAAGAATGGTTTGGTTGTTGCATGGAGTCACCATAGGAATTAGAGAAACATTGGAAGGTCGCTGGGTTTTACCTAGAAGGATAGGGGTTTGCTTGACTCCTTTTGGTGAAATTAATGCAAAGCAAGTTCGCCGTCCTAATGGTCAATTAACTATTAAGCCTGAACATGATGAATTGGTTAGAATCAGCTCTAAGACAGGTAAAACTATAGATGAGATTCGTAATGAGTTTTTTCTTAGAACTGAAACATTCTCTTCAACAGAGGAATGGAAAATATGA